The Streptomyces laurentii genome contains a region encoding:
- a CDS encoding alpha-glucosidase (Alpha-glucosidases, family 31 of glycosyl hydrolases [Carbohydrate transportand metabolism];~Glycosyl hydrolases family 31; pfam01055;~alpha-glucosidase [Streptomyces sp. PAMC26508];~catalytic site [active];~identified by MetaGeneAnnotator; putative), whose amino-acid sequence MNGRELVRSVKVLGSVQALRTVGAAWRRRRTDARALPPRGPERARTPGPVWAAIPQPGGGIVRFDRAELRVSVAAGGIVFWGWGGAAPLPSYALAGEPPEPDPRAVLEPDTDGGWRVVSERVTVAVSRHGAVEIRTPGGVVLRRDLPPRWWEPVAKEPAVKSPVPQESVPQESVPQESVPQEAATGTGAAGEAASPEAAPDRAAARWVQRSEVPADARFFGLGGRASGPRLRNGTYRLWNTDPAAPFSPGDDPLYITMPVQLVVADAGTHLAFYDNSWDGRVLLAEGTDGAGSGHDRLGTSELRMEGGPLRCWVVVGTPARVLHGWSALTGAPALPPSWALGPQHARWGFGGEREVRRIADGYRDRGLALSALHLDIDHYDGHRVFTVDRERFPDLPGLAAELRERGVRLVSIVDPAVKAEPGDPVYEGGRAAGAFVRDGRGEEVRGVVWPGECAYPDFTDPEARTWWGTLYEERLAQGFSGVWHDMNEPVSFTAFGDRTLPRSARHCLEGRGGDHREAHNVYGLAMARAGYEALRRLRPRERPFLFSRSGWAGMQRYGGTWSGDVATGWPGLRASLALVLGLGLCGVPYSGPDVGGFDGDPAPELFLRWYQLGAWLPLFRTHAAIDAGRREPWEFGPEVLAHARVALAERERLRPYFVTLSRLARATGAPYARPVWWGTPEDRALRDCEDAFLLGDALLVAPVLTPGTDRRAVRLPRGRWYDTATGRAYEGPGQVLLDAPLSRVPVLARAGAVIPVRDGDASGDGDGGGEPVLEVWAPAAGRTGGGLVVRDTGDGWEPGRLERYRSRLVDGRVVVEWVTDEGAVEPELRVRVRGLGGDGDEGGGGEAGAAGEG is encoded by the coding sequence ATGAACGGTCGTGAGCTGGTGCGCTCGGTGAAGGTGCTGGGTTCGGTGCAGGCGCTGCGGACGGTGGGGGCGGCGTGGCGACGGCGCCGTACCGACGCGCGGGCGCTGCCGCCGCGGGGTCCGGAGCGGGCCCGGACACCGGGTCCGGTGTGGGCGGCGATCCCCCAGCCCGGCGGCGGGATCGTCCGCTTCGACCGCGCGGAGCTGCGGGTGTCGGTGGCGGCGGGCGGCATCGTCTTCTGGGGCTGGGGCGGGGCGGCGCCGCTGCCGTCGTACGCGCTGGCGGGCGAGCCGCCCGAGCCGGATCCGCGGGCCGTCCTGGAGCCGGACACCGACGGCGGCTGGCGGGTGGTGTCGGAGCGGGTGACGGTCGCGGTGTCCCGGCACGGCGCGGTGGAGATACGGACGCCGGGCGGGGTGGTGCTGCGCCGCGACCTGCCGCCGCGCTGGTGGGAGCCCGTGGCCAAGGAGCCGGCGGTCAAGAGTCCCGTACCTCAGGAGTCCGTACCCCAGGAGTCCGTACCCCAGGAGTCCGTACCTCAGGAGGCGGCGACGGGGACGGGCGCGGCCGGGGAGGCGGCTTCTCCGGAGGCGGCACCCGACAGGGCCGCGGCCCGCTGGGTGCAGCGCAGCGAAGTGCCGGCGGACGCGCGGTTCTTCGGGCTCGGCGGCCGGGCCTCGGGGCCGCGGCTGCGGAACGGGACGTACCGGCTCTGGAACACCGACCCCGCCGCTCCCTTCTCCCCCGGCGACGACCCGCTGTACATCACCATGCCGGTGCAGCTGGTGGTGGCGGACGCGGGCACCCACCTGGCCTTCTACGACAACTCCTGGGACGGCCGGGTGCTCCTCGCCGAGGGCACCGACGGGGCCGGTTCCGGACACGACCGGCTGGGCACCAGCGAGCTGCGGATGGAGGGCGGCCCGCTGCGCTGCTGGGTGGTGGTCGGCACCCCCGCGCGCGTCCTGCACGGCTGGTCCGCGCTGACCGGCGCGCCCGCGCTGCCGCCGTCCTGGGCGCTGGGCCCGCAGCACGCCCGCTGGGGCTTCGGCGGCGAGCGCGAGGTACGGCGGATCGCCGACGGCTACCGGGACCGGGGGCTCGCGCTCTCCGCGCTGCACCTGGACATCGACCACTACGACGGGCACCGGGTCTTCACGGTGGACCGGGAGCGGTTCCCGGATCTGCCGGGGCTCGCGGCCGAGTTGCGCGAGCGCGGCGTACGCCTGGTGTCGATCGTCGATCCGGCGGTGAAGGCGGAGCCGGGCGATCCGGTGTACGAGGGCGGGCGCGCGGCCGGGGCGTTCGTCCGGGACGGCCGGGGCGAGGAGGTCCGGGGCGTGGTGTGGCCCGGGGAGTGCGCGTACCCGGACTTCACCGATCCGGAGGCCCGGACCTGGTGGGGCACGCTGTACGAGGAGCGGCTCGCGCAGGGCTTCTCGGGCGTATGGCACGACATGAACGAACCGGTGTCGTTCACCGCGTTCGGCGACCGCACGCTGCCGCGCTCGGCCCGGCACTGCCTGGAGGGGCGGGGCGGGGACCATCGCGAGGCGCACAACGTGTACGGCCTCGCGATGGCCCGCGCCGGATACGAGGCGCTGCGCCGGCTGCGGCCGCGGGAGCGGCCGTTCCTGTTCTCGCGCTCCGGATGGGCGGGGATGCAGCGGTACGGGGGGACCTGGTCGGGCGACGTGGCGACCGGGTGGCCCGGGCTGCGCGCCTCGCTGGCGCTGGTGCTCGGCCTCGGGCTGTGCGGGGTGCCGTACTCGGGGCCGGACGTCGGCGGCTTCGACGGCGACCCGGCGCCGGAGCTGTTCCTGCGCTGGTACCAGCTGGGGGCGTGGCTGCCGCTGTTCCGGACGCACGCGGCGATCGACGCGGGGCGGCGCGAGCCGTGGGAGTTCGGTCCCGAGGTCCTCGCCCACGCGCGCGTGGCGCTGGCCGAACGGGAGCGGCTGCGGCCGTACTTCGTCACCCTGTCGCGGCTCGCCCGGGCGACGGGCGCGCCCTACGCACGGCCGGTGTGGTGGGGGACGCCGGAGGACCGGGCGCTGCGGGACTGCGAGGACGCCTTCCTGCTCGGGGACGCGCTCCTGGTCGCCCCGGTGCTGACGCCGGGCACGGACCGGCGGGCGGTGCGGCTGCCGCGCGGGCGCTGGTACGACACGGCGACCGGGCGGGCGTACGAGGGCCCGGGGCAGGTGCTGCTCGACGCGCCGCTGTCGCGGGTGCCGGTCCTGGCCCGGGCGGGCGCGGTGATCCCGGTCCGGGACGGGGACGCCAGCGGCGACGGCGACGGCGGGGGCGAGCCGGTCCTGGAGGTGTGGGCGCCGGCGGCGGGGCGGACGGGCGGCGGTCTGGTCGTCCGGGACACCGGGGACGGCTGGGAGCCGGGCCGGCTCGAGCGGTACCGGTCGCGGCTGGTGGACGGGCGGGTCGTGGTGGAGTGGGTGACGGACGAGGGAGCGGTGGAACCGGAGTTGCGGGTCCGGGTGCGCGGGCTCGGGGGCGACGGTGACGAGGGCGGGGGCGGGGAGGCCGGAGCGGCCGGAGAAGGGTGA
- a CDS encoding mutT protein (NADH pyrophosphatase zinc ribbon domain; pfam09297;~Nudix hydrolase isa superfamily of enzymes found in all three kingdoms of life, and it catalyzes the hydrolysis of NUcleoside DIphosphates linked to other moieties, X. Enzymes belonging to this superfamily require a divalent cation, such as Mg2+ or Mn2+...; cl00447;~identified by MetaGeneAnnotator; putative;~mutT protein [Streptomyces venezuelae ATCC10712];~nudix motif), with product MHTVYQFRQRRGRVITYGRPVTDTSRPAPFSHCSACGTRYPDGLGWPRTCAACGTTAYRNPLPVAVALLPVTDPRRPTALVVITRAIQPQSGLVALPGGFVDHAEDWHEAVVRELREETGIEAAAGDVRLADALSSPGGHLLLFGLLPPRPAAALPPSVPTDETSGHHLLYGPQELAFPLHTEAVRRFFAGMYG from the coding sequence ATGCACACCGTCTACCAGTTCCGGCAGCGGCGCGGAAGGGTGATCACATACGGTCGGCCCGTGACCGACACCTCGCGCCCCGCGCCCTTCAGCCACTGCTCCGCCTGCGGCACCCGCTACCCGGACGGCCTCGGCTGGCCCCGCACCTGCGCCGCCTGCGGCACCACCGCCTACCGCAACCCGCTCCCGGTCGCCGTCGCCCTGCTGCCGGTGACCGATCCGCGGCGGCCCACGGCGCTCGTCGTCATCACCCGCGCCATCCAGCCCCAGTCCGGCCTCGTCGCCCTCCCCGGCGGCTTCGTCGACCACGCCGAGGACTGGCACGAGGCCGTCGTCCGCGAACTGCGCGAGGAGACCGGCATCGAGGCCGCGGCCGGGGACGTCCGGCTCGCCGACGCGCTCAGCTCCCCGGGCGGCCACCTCCTCCTCTTCGGCCTCCTGCCGCCCCGCCCTGCCGCCGCCCTGCCGCCGTCGGTCCCGACCGACGAGACCAGCGGACACCACCTGCTGTACGGGCCGCAGGAGCTGGCGTTCCCGCTGCACACGGAGGCGGTACGGCGTTTCTTCGCCGGGATGTACGGCTGA
- a CDS encoding D-alanyl-D-alanine dipeptidase (D-alanyl-D-alanine carboxypeptidase; cl00813;~D-alanyl-D-alanine dipeptidase [Amycolatopsis mediterranei U32];~identified by MetaGeneAnnotator; putative), producing the protein MKTSLRPAGAAPFASAVRALGALAAAGLLALTAAAPSASAAPEPKAPAGFVALDRVDRTILQEIRYATPHNFVGEPVDGYRQPMCLLTRPAAEALRRAQVKLVARGYSLKVYDCYRPQRAVDHFVRWAGDLGDERMKREFYPLVDKSRLFEDGYIAEKSGHSRGSTMDLTVVRLPAAPTRAYEPGEPQVECFRPQTERFPDNSLDMGTAFDCFDTLSHTDDPRITGAQRANRDLLRDALAAEGFVNLPEEWWHFTYKPEPFPDTFFDFPVARRSVGGQ; encoded by the coding sequence TTGAAGACGTCCCTGCGGCCGGCCGGGGCCGCCCCGTTCGCCTCCGCCGTCCGGGCCCTCGGCGCGCTGGCCGCCGCCGGTCTGCTGGCCCTGACCGCCGCCGCGCCCTCGGCGAGCGCGGCCCCGGAGCCCAAGGCGCCGGCCGGGTTCGTGGCGCTGGACCGGGTGGACCGGACGATCCTTCAGGAGATCCGCTACGCCACGCCGCACAACTTCGTGGGCGAGCCGGTGGACGGGTACCGGCAGCCGATGTGCCTGCTGACCCGGCCGGCCGCCGAGGCGCTGCGCCGGGCGCAGGTGAAGCTGGTGGCCCGCGGCTACTCGCTGAAGGTGTACGACTGCTACCGGCCGCAGCGGGCGGTGGACCACTTCGTGCGCTGGGCCGGGGACCTGGGCGACGAGCGGATGAAGCGGGAGTTCTATCCGCTGGTCGACAAGTCGCGGCTGTTCGAGGACGGGTACATCGCGGAGAAGTCGGGACACAGCCGGGGGTCGACGATGGACCTGACCGTCGTACGGCTGCCCGCCGCGCCCACGCGCGCGTACGAGCCGGGCGAGCCTCAGGTGGAGTGCTTCCGGCCGCAGACGGAGCGGTTCCCGGACAACTCCCTGGACATGGGGACCGCGTTCGACTGCTTCGACACCCTCTCGCACACCGACGACCCCCGGATCACGGGCGCGCAGCGGGCCAACCGCGACCTGCTGCGGGACGCGCTGGCCGCCGAGGGCTTCGTCAACCTGCCCGAGGAGTGGTGGCACTTCACCTACAAGCCGGAGCCGTTCCCGGACACCTTCTTCGACTTCCCGGTGGCGCGCCGGTCGGTGGGCGGGCAGTGA